Within Alteromonas gilva, the genomic segment TGTACCCGTATTCCCGGTATCAGGAAGTGTTAATGAGCGCAGCACAATCGGGCTGGTATGCAAAGCGTGAGCTGGTGGTGTGCCATAACAGTTCAACAGCGCCTTATATTTGCCTGTTTGAGTTTACCAGACAGGCCGCAGAAACTGACTCGCAACAACTGTGGATAAGGCACGCAGACAACCAGTACACTGAGGCTTTCAAGCGCTTGTGCCGGGCCTTTTACCGCAATTTTTAGTCCTGAAGCGCGCCCTTTACGCGAGTGTTTCCTCGCTGGCAATGTTTTAAGCGACGTCAGTATTTACCTTGATATGCTGAATTTCAGGCACAAAAAAAGCGCGATAAACGCGCTTTTTTTCATCCAGAAGAATTAAGTTAAGACTTAACTAATACCGATACCTTTTGGATACCGGCTTCTTTCGCCTGGTTCATAACTTCTACCACTGTACCATGCTCAGTATTTTCGTGAGCCTGGATGGCGGCAGAGTCAGTTGGGTTTTCAGCCAGATAGGTCTGAATGTTTGCAACAACACGGCGAATATCAACTTCGCGACCATTCATTACAATGGTACCCATTTCATCAATACGAATAGACAGTGACTTACTTGGATTGTTCGATTGATTTTTGTTTTCAGGACGGTTTACATCAAGCCCTTTCTCTTTAACGAAAGATGTTGTTACGATAAAGAAGATCAGCATGATGAACACAATGTCCAACATGGGCGTCATGTCGACCTGGGCGTCATCATCCCCAGAAGTATGCTTTTTTCTTTTCATTTCGTTTTCTAGTCTCTAACACTTGTCAACTTAGTATACTGTTTGTAACAAAAATCGATAGCAATTGATACAAACAACCCTAATAAACACGATAAAATTAATGAAATCTTCGCTCACTTTCGTTTGAAAGCAACATCATTTAGCGGACAGCGCAACTCCCAGTTGGTAAAAATACAACTTAAAAGCATCGTTTAGCTGTTTTCTCAAAATACCATGAGGATAAATACCAAGTCTAGCCTCAACCGACATTTTTGTTCCTTGTACTAAAAAAGCATTCTTAATATGACTGTCCTGAACGAAGGCCTCAAAGGCCCTGGCGGCGAGTTCCGGGGGGGTAGCGTAATAAAAAGATTGCAAGGCTTTATCGGCTTCAACACTGCTCAAAACGTAATCACTTGGCGAACTGCTGCCTGGCGCCAGGAAAAGCGTAGCAAAACACTCGCCCAGGCGTTCGTTGAGAGGGTGGTCAACCATCTCAGCGTTGTCCAGCCAGGCCTGTGAGGCAAAGGTCATGGGGTTGGGAGTCACCAGAAAGCGCTGGCTTATATAGTGGTCGAAGGCATGGAACCACTCATGGGCCAGCGCACCACCGCCGGCATTTTTCGCTAACGCTAACTGGCGTTTAGCCGAGTGATAGTGCGCGTTGGCATGCTTTTGTCCACCAGTTCCAAAGGCCAGTGACAGCGTATTATTCAGCGAAATGACACGTTCATTGACTTGCAGAATATCAATCAAATCGTAAAGCGCATCAAAAAATAAATTGGCCGCAATTTGCTGCTCGGCGGCGGTCACCCAGCGACCAATCGTGATTGACCGAAAATTAAACAGCTGACGGATATCCTGAAAACTCACATCGGCACCGTCGCGATGACTGCCACCATTGCGATAATATTGCTGGTGCAGTCGTCCCTGTGAGGGAGCTGGCCGCTGACTAGAGCTCACTGAGTTCAGTAATGAGTTGATTGCACCAGACTGACACCCGTTCATCGGTCTGGTCAAACTGGTTCTCATCATCAAGCGACAGCCCGACAAACTGCTTGCCGTCTGCTGTGAGTGCTTTGGATTTGGCAAACTCATAACCCTGATTGGGCCAGTAACCAATAAACTGACAGCCGCTTGGTGCGATAGCGTCGTGCAACATGCCCAGTGCGTCCTGAAACCAGTCGGCATAGCCGAGCTGATCGCCCAGACCATAAAGCGCCACAATTTTCCCAGATAAATCAAGCTGGTGAACGTCGTCCCAGCTAGACTCCCAATCTTCCTGTAGCTCACCAAAGTCCCAGGTCGAGATACCCAGAATCAAAATGTCGTAGTTGGCTGTCAGGTTTAATGAGGTGTCCTGAATATTGTGCAGACTCACCACCTGCTCACCAAACAATGTATTGAGTTGGTCCTGAATTTTTTCGGCGGCCATTTCGGTATAACAGGTGGTCGAACCGTAAAAGAGTCCGATGTTCAGCGCGGGGTTACTCATTAACTACTCTCTTGATGTTGCGGTGTCGTTAGTCAGCTCAGACGAGAATTCTACCGTCTCACCGTCGCTACACAAAGCAATACAACGCACTTTTTCGTATTCTGGATCAAGTAGCAACTGGCCCAGCGCTGCGCGGTTGAGTAATGCGATGTCGTCATCGCCGTCGGGGTGGCGTTCGTTTACCGACATATTGCGTCGCCGGGTAAAAATATTCAGCGGTGAGCGCGCTGAGTAAAACCATTGGTTTAGCCTGTCAAGCCAGCGGATTAAGGTGTCCGGGAAAGTATTTTTTATGCCGCTGCAGGTAAACTGGATAATTTGTGGGCTGTTGCGGCGAAAACGCAAGCGCACGTCATACACAAACGAATAGTGCACATCCCCAGATAAAATAATAAAATGCGGCGGCGTTTTATAGTGGCGAAAGATGTTCAGGATAACACTGGCCGTGCCCTTGTGGGCCATCCAGTTTTCGGCATCAACGGTGAGGGCTTTGCCCGCCATCGTAAACAGCTTTTGGATGACCTCAATTAATTTAACCCCGTAAATTGGCGCGGCCGACACCACGATAACGGCATCTTTACCAATCAGTTGATGCTGGAACTCACATAAGGCTTCCCAGTCCATCAGACCCGATGGTTTATTTAAGCTCGACTCGCTACGCCAACGCTGAGTCCGGGTATCAAGTACGTGTACCGGCGGTTCGGTGGCTAGCTGATAATGCCACTGGTCCCAGTCAAAGAGTGTATCGATGAAGGCCTCATGGGCGGCTAATCCGCTTGCCGTGAAGTTGTGTTTTGCCTGGGCGTGCAAGGCGTCAAAGGTATCGGGCTGATTAGCCCAGCCCTGACAAAGCCAGTAACCAGCCAGGGCATTGCCCACCATACGTCGCGATAACTGGTGGCCGTAGACTTCTTCTTCCCAACCGCGGGTCAGGTTCCAGTCATCGGTAACATCATGATCGTCGAAAATCATATATACCGGCACATGAGCTAAGGCCCGGCGAATTTTGCCCAGCGGCGCCGCGAAGTGCTCAATAACCGTCGCTTCTTTGCTAAACAATGCCTGCTGTGCACTGCTGACTCTGGCGGCATCAAAGGTAATATCGGGCCACAGTTCGTCTGACCATACCAACAGATACATGGCAATCACTTCGGCCATACCAATCAGGTGGTTTTGGGCGTTAACGGACGTAAATACCGGCTTTTTCTTGGCGCCGAAGAACAATTTTGATAGTGCGGTATTGGTGGCTACCCGGGGCAGAATTTGCTGACGCTGATAATAGCAGTACGGATGTTCTGCAAGTTCGGCGGTTGATTCAACCACTGCGTCGGTCAGGGATTCGTGAAACAGGCCTAATCGCTCGACGACCTGCAGAACGGCTTGCAGCATCGGGCCCGCTACATCGTCGGCGTAAATTTGATCGCCGGTCATCAGTAATAAGTCGGGGCGCGCTGGGCCGCCCGAATGCTCATTGCAAATGAGTTCATCAACACGAACCAGGCTATCCGTTTGCGGTGCATGGGGTTTACGGCACGAGCCGTGCAACACATTATTGAGCTTAGCGGGCACGCTGAAAGTCAGTTGCTGACAGCCTTCGTAAAGCAGTTTCTGTTGTTGTACCTGCCAGCGCTGTTGCTGCGCATCGTGGCTAAATTGCAATGCGTAAGCGTACTGCACGCCGGCGGTTAAATGTTGCGCCGGAGTGAAGGTGGTAACATGAATAAACGCGTGCTCACCGGCCTGCACCACCCGATCTGTCGTTGTCCCGGCAACCACAGTGTGCTGATGGTTCAATGTTATGGTGATGTCGGCAGGTTCAGAGGTGACCAGCCAAAGGGTGACACTTCCCCGGGCTGTGTGTCTGAGCATGGGACCGGCAATAATAAAGGGTAATGGCTGAGTAATAATGGACACTCCTTCATAACAACCATTTACTGCAACGCCCAGACTATACGACCCGACAGCGTTTCAGGCAAGCTTATGGGGGAGGGATACCCCAGCTAAACGGTCAATTGTATTCAGAATGAGCGATTGGGCCAGCACACACAACTATCATGCCTGACCAGGCTTGACCCGGCACGCTTGCTGAGCGAGGATAACTTATAAAACCTATTCTTCGATGGACCCAACCATGAAATCAGCCTGGCTTATTGGCCTAGTTGCAACGGGCTTAATAACTGCCTGTAGTGAAAACAAAACCCCCATACAAACTGTGCCTGAAACCGCCGATATCCCGCAGGAGT encodes:
- a CDS encoding ExbD/TolR family protein codes for the protein MKRKKHTSGDDDAQVDMTPMLDIVFIMLIFFIVTTSFVKEKGLDVNRPENKNQSNNPSKSLSIRIDEMGTIVMNGREVDIRRVVANIQTYLAENPTDSAAIQAHENTEHGTVVEVMNQAKEAGIQKVSVLVKS
- a CDS encoding CLCA_X family protein → MSSSQRPAPSQGRLHQQYYRNGGSHRDGADVSFQDIRQLFNFRSITIGRWVTAAEQQIAANLFFDALYDLIDILQVNERVISLNNTLSLAFGTGGQKHANAHYHSAKRQLALAKNAGGGALAHEWFHAFDHYISQRFLVTPNPMTFASQAWLDNAEMVDHPLNERLGECFATLFLAPGSSSPSDYVLSSVEADKALQSFYYATPPELAARAFEAFVQDSHIKNAFLVQGTKMSVEARLGIYPHGILRKQLNDAFKLYFYQLGVALSAK
- the fldB gene encoding flavodoxin FldB, encoding MSNPALNIGLFYGSTTCYTEMAAEKIQDQLNTLFGEQVVSLHNIQDTSLNLTANYDILILGISTWDFGELQEDWESSWDDVHQLDLSGKIVALYGLGDQLGYADWFQDALGMLHDAIAPSGCQFIGYWPNQGYEFAKSKALTADGKQFVGLSLDDENQFDQTDERVSVWCNQLITELSEL
- a CDS encoding alkaline phosphatase family protein, with protein sequence MLRHTARGSVTLWLVTSEPADITITLNHQHTVVAGTTTDRVVQAGEHAFIHVTTFTPAQHLTAGVQYAYALQFSHDAQQQRWQVQQQKLLYEGCQQLTFSVPAKLNNVLHGSCRKPHAPQTDSLVRVDELICNEHSGGPARPDLLLMTGDQIYADDVAGPMLQAVLQVVERLGLFHESLTDAVVESTAELAEHPYCYYQRQQILPRVATNTALSKLFFGAKKKPVFTSVNAQNHLIGMAEVIAMYLLVWSDELWPDITFDAARVSSAQQALFSKEATVIEHFAAPLGKIRRALAHVPVYMIFDDHDVTDDWNLTRGWEEEVYGHQLSRRMVGNALAGYWLCQGWANQPDTFDALHAQAKHNFTASGLAAHEAFIDTLFDWDQWHYQLATEPPVHVLDTRTQRWRSESSLNKPSGLMDWEALCEFQHQLIGKDAVIVVSAAPIYGVKLIEVIQKLFTMAGKALTVDAENWMAHKGTASVILNIFRHYKTPPHFIILSGDVHYSFVYDVRLRFRRNSPQIIQFTCSGIKNTFPDTLIRWLDRLNQWFYSARSPLNIFTRRRNMSVNERHPDGDDDIALLNRAALGQLLLDPEYEKVRCIALCSDGETVEFSSELTNDTATSRE